Genomic DNA from Leptotrichia wadei:
TACTAATTCTTATAATATATCTCTATGTGAACTACTCCCGCTTTTAGAAGCGGGAGCTTCTTGGGAAGTATCTGCTTTTGCTAGCCAAATATATTTACCAAGCTCTTCGGGTAGTCCCTACCCTGTCTTCTTTTATTTTCCTAATATTCCAACATCAATTTTCCAATGTCTTTTATATTCAATGACGCATTGTAATCTCTATCAATTTCAATCCCACAGCACTCACATTTATAACTTCTTTCTGATAATTTCAGTTTCTCTTTAACGTTTCCACATTTACTGCAAGTTTTCGGTGATGGAAACCACTTATCTATCTTCAAAAATTGTTTCCCTAAAAACATCAGTTTATACTCAAGCATCCTCAAAAACATTCCCCATCCATTATCTCCTACACGTTTACCAAAATTTAATGTTTGGCTCAACCCTTTCATATTCAAATTTTCAACAACTACAGCATTATAATCTTCAGATAATTTTTTCGATAATTTATGCAAAAAATCTCTTCGACAATTCTTGATATACTCATGTAATTTTGATATTTTCATTTTTTGTTTATACCAATTTTTAGAAAATTTCACTTTTCTTGACAATGATTTCTGTAATTTCTTCAATTTTTTCTCCAACATCCTAAAATATTTTGGATAATCAACCCTTTGGTTTTCAGAACTGAAAAATAATTCAGACATTGAAAAATCAAGTCCAATTACTTTATCATTACTAGCTACTTTTTGAATTTCTTTTTCAAATTCCGTCAAAACAGAAACATAGTAATTTCCATTACTGTTTGTCAATGTTACTGACTTTATCTTGTAATCCTTCAGTATTTCTCTATGATATTTTAATTTTACTCTTTTCAATTTTGGCAAAATAAAATATTTATTTTCTTCAATTCGTATCGAATTGTTCACATAATTTGTCGTATAACTTTTAACACTAGTCTTTTTAGATTTGAACTTTGGAAACTTCGCTCTCTTTTGAAAAAAATTCGTAAACGATCGTTTTACATTCAATTGAGCATTTGAAAGTGCCAAACTGTCTACTTCTTTTAAAAATTCATTTTCACTTTTCAAACTGGCAGGTGTAACTATTTTATTTTTTCCAGTTTCTTCATAAATTTTATTAGCAATATATAAAATCATATTGTAAATAAAATGAACACATCCAAAAGTCTTATTTATCAACAATTCTTGTTCCTTATTTGGATAAATCCTGTATTTGAATGCTAAATTATATTTCATAAAATTACACCTCCTTTTGATTTTGAATATATTTTTTAATTATCTCTAACGGTGCACCTCCGACACTTATAACTAAGTAACCTCTACTCCAAAAATATTCTTTCCACAATCTTCCCCTTATTTCAGGAAATTCTTTTTTTATCAACCTGCTGGAAGCACTTTTATAAGTATTTACAAACTTAGAAAGTTCAGTATTAATAGCATTAATCAACATTTGAATATGATCAACATCATGTTCCCATTCTTTAAGAACAATGTTATACTTCGGACATATTTTTTCAAAAATCTCTTTCAATCTATTAGAAATTTCATCATTAATGACTTCTCTTCGATATTTTATACAAAAAATCATATGATAATTTATATCAAATACTGAATGATAATTACTATTATATGACATTATTATTAACTACTTCTATATTATTTCACTGAATAAATTATATCATAAATATATCCTTTTTTCAATTTTTTTTTACAAAAAAAAGCAATTCATCTCCCGCTTGTAGAAGCCGAAGACTTCTTGCTATCTTTTGTTAAATTTTACTTATTTTAAAATAATCTTCATATTGTTAAATCCCAATTATATAAAAAATACTTTTTATTGAAAAAAATCACATCATATTTACAGGATCTACATCAATCGTTACTCTAACTTTCTTTTCCATTTCCCGAAATTTACCAACGCATTTTTTTATGATTTTTTTTATTTTTAAAATATCTTTTCTTTCAAATTTAAAAAATATTTGATATCTGTATCTGCCATTTATCTTATAAATTGGTGATTTAAAAGCATCTGATATAAAATCATTTGAAGTCAATTTCATAACTACATTTATATTTCTAATAATTTCTTCACGTAACATTTGAGCTTTTTCCTTTACCAAACTTTCTTCTGTTGTTGAAATTACTAAAATAACAATTCTTCCAAAAGGCGGGTAATTTAACATTTTCCGCATAATCATCTCATTTTTATAATATCCTTCATAATCACTTTCAATTGTTTTTTTTATTACATTATTTTCCCCATTAAAAGTCTGAATAATTACTTCTCCATCCTTTTCACCACGACCCGCACGTCCTGAAGCCTGTGTTAATAGCTGGAAAGTCTTTTCTGAGGCCCTAAAATCTGGAAAATTCAAGATTATATCAGCATTAATTATTCCAACTAATGTTACATTTGAAAAATGTAGACCCTTTGCGATGATCTGTGTTCCGAGCATTATGTCATATTTATGATTTTTAAAGTCATTATAAACCTTTTTATAATTCTGCTTAGTTTTTATACTTTCTGAATCTACTCTCACAATTCTAGCCGACGGAAACACCTCTGCCAGTTCTTCCTCAATTTTTTCTGTTCCAGCCCCAATTTGTCTCATCTTATGCCCGCCACACTCATCACATGTATTGTTAAATCGCCTTTCATAACCACAATAATGGCATTTCAAGCAATTGTCATATTTGTAATAATTCAAGGAAATACTACAATTCGGACAAGTTGGAATATTGCCGCAGTCTTTACATTTTAGCAAATTTGAAAATGCCTTTCTGTTCAAAATTAAAATAACTTGTTCATTTTTTTTCAAAGTTTGAGAAATTTTATCTAGTAATCTCTCTGAAAAATTTTCTGTAGTTTCATTCAAATCTACAATTTCAAACTTCGGTAACCTCGCATTTTTATATCGTTTCGTAAGCTCAACTAATTCAATATCCCCCTGCTGTGCCTGATAATATGTTTCAAACGATGGAGTCGCCGAACCTAAAATCACTTTTATTTTTTTGTTTTTTTCAGTTTCTTCCTTTTCTAAGTCTACATCTTTTCTTAATTCTTTATTTTTTTCTAAATCATTATCTTTTTTCAATTTTTCGTTTTTCAAAAAAGCTCTTTTTATCGCCACATTTTTTACGTGATACCGTGGATTATTTTCCTGCTTATAAGTATTTTCGTGTTCCTCATCCACAATAATATACTTCAAATTTTGAACTGGAGCAAAAATTGCTGATCTTGCCCCAATCACTATTTTTTTTTCTCCATTTCGTATAAATGTCCATTCTTCCCTCTTTTCCTTATCAGTAAGTTTACTGTGAAGAATAGCCACTTCATTACAAAATTCCTCTTCTAGCCTTTGTATCATTTGAACTGTAAGAGAAATTTCCGGAACTAGAAAAATACTTCCAAATCCTTGTTTTAGAGCTTCTTTTATCAAATGAATATAAATTTCAGTTTTTCCTGAACCAGTTATTCCCTTTAATAGAAAAATCTGCTTTTCACTATTTTTTATTGTATTCACAGCTTTTTTCTGTTCATTATTTAAAATAATTTTCTTTTCTATAATTTCACCTTTCTCATTTTCCTTTTTTGAAATTTTAGAATTTAAAATTACTTTTTTTTCAACAGAGATAATCTTTTCATTTATCGCCTTTTCTACAATTTCACTAGAAAAATTCTTTTTCAAAGTTGTAACTGTAACTTCCTTCCGCTTTTTCATATATTCATTAAATTTTTTTATTTCTTCCAGATTTTTTTCCGAATCATCTCTTTCAACCCAGCATTCTTCCACCCAAAAATCCTTTTGATAAATAGCCTTCTTAGAATAATTTAATTTAAGTGCTCCTGGATAAACTGCCTTTATAACACTATAATAATCACTTATATAATAACTTCTTATCCATTTTATAAGTTGCATAATATCATCTGGAATGGACAAAACAGGAGCTGCAGCCTTAATTCTTTTTATTTTAGAAACATCAAACTGAATTTTGCTTTCTGCAGTTATTGCTATCACAAGCCCCATTTTATCCCTATTTATAAAATTAACAATGCACCATTGTCCAATTTCATATTTTTCTTCAGATTTATACGTGTATATTCCCCTATTATTTTCCACATAGATTTCATAATAATACATTTTTATCCCTCAAAAACCTCCCATATAATTATTCTAGCATTATTTGTATCTTAGACTTTTTATCCAATTTAGTCCCTTTTTCAGGAAATTGTGAAACAACTATTCCACTTCCGGTAACTTCATAATCTGAAAATTTTCCTTGTGGATAAATAGATAAAAATTCCCTTAAACTTATTCCTGACAAATCCGGCATAATATTTTTGTTAAAATCTTGCTTTATTTTTCCTAGATCCTTCTTCTTTTCCTTTTGAACAGATTCAGTATTTTTTATATCTATAGTCTTAATTTTTCCATCTGGCTGTATTCTTTTATACTCTATTAATTTTTGTAGTACATTTCTTGCAGATGGCAAGGCAACTTGCGCTCCATAATATTTTTCACCTTTAGGTTCACTGATAGTTATCAATATAGCATATTTAGGCTTATCTGCCGGGAAAAATGCAAAAAATGAACCAACATGACTATTTTTATATCCGTCCTTTCCAGCTTTCTGAGCAGTTCCTGTTTTTCCACCAACACGGTAGCCAGGTATATATGCTCCTCCTCCAGTTCCACGATTTACACTTGCTTCCATATACTTTCTATTTAATCTTGAAGCTTCATCACTAAATACTTTTTTTATCATATCGGGCTTATTCTGTTTTACTGTATTCCCATTGCTGTCTTCTATCCTGTCTACCAGATAAGGCTTCATTAACTTACCATTGTTAATGACTGTATTTAATGCCATTATCATTTGAATCTGTGTTACCGCAATCCCCTGTCCAAAAGATATATTAGCCCTTCTGACTTCATCTTTCAAAGTTTTAAACTCACGAAGTTTCTGCATTGATTCAAAATACGTATCTATGCCTGTTTTCCCACCGAATCCAACATCTGCTAAATAATGGTAAAAAGTATTTTTATTAATCTCATTCTGTATTTTTACCATCGCTACATTTCCAGAATGTGCGACTATATCTGCTAAACCTAAAGTCCCAATTGTTGAACTGTCATGATCTCTTACTATTGTATCATATACTTTTATTGAACCTGATGAATATATTTTTGTATTTTTATTAATTGCTTTTGTTTCCAATCCTATTGCAACTGTTATAGGCTTAAATATTGAACCAGGTTCAAAATAATCTGTAATTGGTCTATTTTTTATTTCAGCCTTTTCTTCTGCCTTTGGATACGATGACATTGCGAGTATTTTTCCAGTTTCTACCTCTATTAAAATTCCCATTGTAGAAGAAGCATTATATTTTACATAAGCATCTTCCAGTTCATCATTAAGAGCATATTGTAAGAAACTGTCAATTGTAAGTACAAGGTTATCCCCTTCTTCTTCTTTCCTGTCTTCAGATTTCTTTATATTCCCAAGTTTCATAATTCCCTGTAGAGCCTTTGGAATTTTTCTAAGTCCAGTTATAATACCTGTTTTTCCTGAAAGTTCCTTATCATAATATTTTTCAATCCCATAAACACCCTTATTTTCATTATTTACATATCCAATAGTTTCTTGAAAGGCATTATTTTGAATATAATTTCTTGTAAACAATGTTTCAAATGTTACGCCTTTAAATTTTCTTTTATATCCTTCCTTTTTCTTCTCCTTATCCTTTGAATTTTTAAAATCAGTATCAATTTCCGCTTCAATAGCTATTTTTGTATTATAGGGAATTATATGTTCGACTTTTAGATATTTTTTCTGAATCTGTTTATCTTCTAAATATTCACTTTTATATTTTTCAACTTCCAATTCAGGAATATATTTCTTTAACATTCCTAATACTACATCAATATTTTTCTGTTCAATCAAGCTAGGATCTAAATTAACAATAAACTTCTCATCGTCATAAGCTAATACTTGTCCATCACTTGTAGCTATTCTTCCTCTTTTAGCCTTTGTAAAACTTAAGGAAGTATATTGCTTTTCACCTTGTTTTCTATATTTCTCTCCACCTTTAGTCTGAAGCTGATATACTTTTCCAATTATCATTGCAAATCCTATTGTTGTAAACAATACCAAAAGCCCAAATCTCCCCCTAAATGTGTTTAAGTATTTTAACAGTACTTTAAAAAAGCTCTCAACCTTTTGTTCTTTTCTATTTTTTTTCACATTTGACTTTGCTCTGTCAATAATATTATCTTTTTTCTTGCCCTCTTTCATTTTTCTCCTAATTTAACCAATATTAACCTTCAAGTCTAGCTAAAATCATTTCATTAATCATTTGAGGATTAGCCTTACCTCTAGATAATCTCATCGCTTGCCCAACAAGATATTTTAACGCATTGCTCTTACCATTTTTATAATCTTCCACCGATTGTGCATTTTCAGCCAATACTTGCTCAACAATTTTCTCAATCGCACTGTCATCAGTAATTTGAACCAATCCTTTTTCTTTTACAATAATTTCAGGATCTTTATCTTCTGTCAATAAAATTTCAAATACATCTTTCGCTATTTTTGAGCTAATTGTTTTCGCTTGAATCAATTTAATCAATTTCCCTAAATTTTTTGGCGTTACATTAAATTTTGAAATCGAAATATTTTTTTCCTTCAACACTCTCAAAACTTCTGTCAACACCCAGTTCGCCGCAAGTCTTGGCTCTTTTGTATCATTTACAATTTCTTCGTAATATTCAGCTAATTCTTGTTCCGAAGAAAGTGTTGCAGCTTCCATTTCATGCAATTTATACTCATTTACAAATCTTCTCGCTTTTTCATCAGCAAATTCTGGCATTTCACCTTTTACTTTTTCAAGTCTATCGTCAGAAATTACAAGTGTAGGCAAATCTGGCTCAGGGAAATATCTGTAATCCATCGCTTCCTCTTTGCTTCTCATTGGCTTAGTTACAGCATTTTCCTCATCCCAAAGTCTAGTTTCCTGAACAATTCTTCCACCATTTTCAATCACTTCAATTTGTCTATTTGTTTCATATTCAATGGCTCTCATAACCGCTTTAAACGAGTTTAAGTTTTTAGTTTCCGTTCTAGTCCCCAATTCTTTTTCACCTTTTTTTCTAACAGAAACATTCGCATCACATCTAAGCGATCCCAATTCCATACTTACATCACTAACTTTAGTATATTTTAATCTATCCTTCAATGTATTCAAATACGCATAAGCCTCTTCAGCATTTTTAATTTCTGGCTTAGAAATAATCTCGATTAACGGTACAGATGCTCTGTTGTAATTCAGCAACGTTTCAGAAGTCGTGTGAATACTTTTTGCCGTATCTTCCTCAATTTGAATTCTCTCAATCCCAACAACTGCCTCTTTTCCAGAATTTGTCGTAATTTTCAAAGTACCATTTTCCGCATAAGGTTTAAAATATTGCGTAATTTGATAATTTTTTGGTGAATCTGGATAAAAATAATTTTTTCTATCAAATTGACTCTCCTCATTTATTTCACACCCCAAAGCAAGTGCCGCTTTTATCGCATAATCAAGCACTTTCTCATTCAATTTTGGCAATGCTCCCGGTTGACCAGTACATACTGGACACGCCGATGTATTTGGATGTTTGTTATCATAATCGGCATCGCACGAACACCATACTTTTGTTTTTGTTTTTAATTGACAATGCACTTCCAGTCCGATGACTGTTTCATATTCCATACTCATTTTCTAATATTTTTCCTTTCTTCTTCAAAATTTTTATTTTTTAAAATCTTTTCGTTATTCACTAAATAATTTTAGATGATTTTTATTTTTTAAATTATTATCTTTATATTTTTCTAAATAAAGTTTTTCAAATTCCTCAATTTCCAGATTATGATTTTTTAAAAACCAATTTTTATGATTCTCTATATACTCTTTTCTAAGTTTTTCATCATTTAAATCATTTGGAATCCTTTTCATTCTCTCATCTATGCTATCAAATCCCAAAAAAGGCTCACTTAATCTCTTTTTGGACATTTCTATATATTCTCGATTAATTTCTATTCCAATTCCTTTTCTGCTTAACTGCTGACAAACTCTCATCGCTGTCCCGCTTCCTAAAAAAGGATCTAATACCGTATCATCTTCATTGGATGAAGCAAGTATCATCCTTTCAAATAATGCCTCCGGCTTCTGTGTAGGATGCTTTTTCCTGTTTTTATTACTGTAATGAACATGCGAAACTTCCCATACATTTCCTGGATTTGCACCTCTTATATTATTTACAGAACGATAATATTTTTGCGGTATTCTTATATCATCTAAATTAAATTTAAATTTTTTCTTATCTTTTGTAAACATCAAAATATCATCATGTCTAGGAGAAAAACCTCTTGTTTTACCTATTCCTTGTGTATAAAACCAAGTTATCCACGAATTAAAATACAAATTAAATTCTTTTTCTAACATAACATAAATGTAAGATATATATTTCATTCCCATAAAAATATACAATGTTCCATCATCTTTTAAAATTCTTACAGCCTCATTTATCCAAAGCCGTGAAAATTCAAGATACTCATCAAACTCCAAATTATCCTTTGTAAATCCATAATCCTTATTTAAATTATATGGAGGATCAGTTACAATTAAATCCACACTCTTATCAGAAAGCTCCTTTAATTTTTCCAAAGCATCTCCCAATATTAATGTTATTCCTTTATCCATTTATTTTTCACCGCTTCCCTATAAAAATCTTCTATAGTCCTGCGACTGCTATTTAAATACTTTTTATCTAACAATTGACACATTTCCCAAGCAGTTCTATATTCATATTCAACATAATGTATATCTTTTATTTGAATTTGCCCAGTTCCCAAACTTGGATTATAAGCAATATCTTTTTCACTGACATATTTTAAATCGTAGATATTAAATTCTGTCAATTCCATTATCCCATTAATTATAGATGTAATAGGATTTTTCTCATTATAAACTTTATGCTTTATAGATAAAATTATAAATATAAAATCAGGATTTTGGATATATGCTGTCCTTATTCGTGAAAAAGAAGTTATATTTGGCGATTTTCCGCTATTTTTTATATTATTTGAAGTAGCTTTTACATCAATATTTCCTGTTATTACATTTTTATTTTTCCTAAATTGTAATATTATATCCGACATTCCCAGTCTTTCCTGAGCTTCTACATTTATAAGTCTATATTTATTTTCAGATTCATCTCTTATTTCTAAAAATGTCTCAAAAGCCCAAGCCTCAATTAATGGAGCAGCGAATTTATTTATATTTTCCAATGGAAGTCCCATTTTCAAATTGGTTTTTATTATTATTTTATTATTTCCACTTTCTCTTTTTTCTTCAAAAATCTGCTTTACCGAAGAAATAACAAACTCTGATTCCAATTTATAATTTTCAGATTCAACCGGCTTTTTCAAATCCAAATCCGTATATTTCATTTAAACCCCCTCAAAAAAACTTTTAAAACTCAGGATATTCAATTTTCCCACGAACACCTTCAAATTTATGAGAAATATTAAACAATAAATCTTCTCTAAAATAATTTCCGATTAACTGAATTCCAACAGGAAGTCCATCTACAAATCCAGCAGGTACTGAAATTGCAGGAAGCCCCGCCATATTTATTGATACGGTAAAAATATCTCCCAAATACATCTGGACTGGATCAGTAATTTTTTCACCTTTTTTAAATGCTGTAGTTGGAGAAACTGGTGTTAATAAAACATCTACTTCTTTTAATGCTTTTGAAAAATCATCTCTAATAAGTCTTCTAACTTGTGAAGCCTTTTTGTAATAAGCGTCATAGAATCCAGAACTTAACACATAGTTTCCAATCATAATTCTTCTTTTTACTTCATCTCCAAAACCTTTTGTTCTTGACTCAACATACATTTTTTCCACATCTTCATTGCTTTCTCTCACACCATATCTTACTCCGTCGTATCTTGACAAGTTTGAAGCAGCTTCAGCCGATGAAATTATGTAATAAGTAGAAATCGCATATTTTGAATATGGAAGTGATACTTCTTTAATTTCAGCTCCTAATTCTTTCAATTTTTCCACCGAATCCATTATCACTTTTTTAATATTTTCATCTAATCCTTCTGCAAAATATTCTTTTGGAATCCCAATTTTCAAGCCTTTCAAGTCATTATTCAAATTTTCCAAATAGTTAGGAACTTCCACATTTACACTTGTCGCATCCTTTTCATCATATCCCGCAATTATTTGTAAAAGTCTAGCCAAATCTTCAGTTGATTTTGCCAAAGCTCCAATTTGATCAAGCGAAGATCCAAACGCCATAAGCCCGTATCTTGAAACTCTTCCATAAGTCGGCTTAATCCCAACAGTTCCAGTCAAACAAGCAGGTTGCCTAATACTTCCACCAGTATCTGAACCAAGTGCAATCGGTGCTTGTCCCGCTGCAACCATCGCTGCCGATCCTCCACTGCTTCCACCAGGAACTCTTGTCAAATCCCACGGATTAGAAACTGATTTTATCGACGAATTCTCATTTGAAGACCCCATCGCAAACTCATCCATATTAGCCTTCCCAATTATCGGTGTCCCAGCCTTTTTCAATTTTTCCACAACTGTCGCATCATAAACTCCCACATAATTTTTAAGAATTTTCGATGCAGCCGTAGTCAAATCCCCTTTTGATACAATATTGTCCTTCAAAGCCACAGGCACTCCAAACAACAACTCATTATCATAATTTTTTCTACCTTTTTCATTATTTTCAGAATCATATTTTTTTGCCTCTCCTAAAGCCTTCTCAGGAAACACATTAGAAAATGCTCCTATTTTTTCTTCAGTTTTCTCAATTCTATCCAAAAAAGATTTTGTCACTTCTTCAGAAGTAATCTCTTTATTTTTTATCATTTCAGCTATTTCACTAGCCGTTTTTTTGTATAAACTCATTTTTCCACCTTTCTAAATTTTTTCTAAAATGTATCTAAAAATCTCAATTTTTCAAAAAATTTTTTCTCTTCCAATTTTCAAACTTCTATTCTTCAAAAATTCTACCAATCAGACATTTTTCAATACATCCTAATTATCCGCATTTTCTCCCACAACTTTTGGAACAATTATAAATTCCTCATCGCTATTTGGTGCATTTTCCAAGATTTCTTTCTTAATTCCACTATCCTTAACAATATCTTTTCTCAATACATCCTTCAAATCAAGCACATTAAAAAGTGGCTCAACCTCACTCGTATCCACACTATTCAACTCTTCCATATGATCAAAAATTTTATTCAAATCCACTCTAAATTTTTCAATTTCATTTTCTGAAAATTCCAGCTTTGAAAGTGCTGCTATTTTCAGTACATCTTCTTTGCTTAACATTCGCTATTTTCCTCCTTTATTTTTTACATTTCAATAATTAATAAAAATATCTCTTAAAAATTAATTCCCTGTAAATTTTTCTTAGTTATTTCATAAAGTTCTACTAATCTGTTGTAACTTAAAAATTTTACTCTATTATTCACTTTTAAATCTTTAAAAGCTAAGTATCTTATTTTTTTCTCAAATTCCTTTTTTCTGACTTCATCAGCAACAATAAACATTTCTGTATAAAAATCTTGTAAATCATTATACTTTAATAGTGAATTTTGTATGTCTGTTGAATGTTCTACTTCAAAAAATGAATGTGGTAATTTTACTTCTTTATCGTCAAAAAATCTATTGTTAAACCAAATTACATCAATTGTTGAAGTTCTATTTACTATTTCAGGATAGCTAAATTTTGGAATTTTTTCAAGCGATCTCAAATCACCTAATTTTTTATTAATAAAATTTTTATTCTTATCTTGATTTGGAATAAAAGTATCCATTTTTTTTAATTTCCAATTTCTAAGAGTAATCCTTGATAGTA
This window encodes:
- a CDS encoding RNA-guided endonuclease TnpB family protein — protein: MKYNLAFKYRIYPNKEQELLINKTFGCVHFIYNMILYIANKIYEETGKNKIVTPASLKSENEFLKEVDSLALSNAQLNVKRSFTNFFQKRAKFPKFKSKKTSVKSYTTNYVNNSIRIEENKYFILPKLKRVKLKYHREILKDYKIKSVTLTNSNGNYYVSVLTEFEKEIQKVASNDKVIGLDFSMSELFFSSENQRVDYPKYFRMLEKKLKKLQKSLSRKVKFSKNWYKQKMKISKLHEYIKNCRRDFLHKLSKKLSEDYNAVVVENLNMKGLSQTLNFGKRVGDNGWGMFLRMLEYKLMFLGKQFLKIDKWFPSPKTCSKCGNVKEKLKLSERSYKCECCGIEIDRDYNASLNIKDIGKLMLEY
- the tnpA gene encoding IS200/IS605 family transposase codes for the protein MSYNSNYHSVFDINYHMIFCIKYRREVINDEISNRLKEIFEKICPKYNIVLKEWEHDVDHIQMLINAINTELSKFVNTYKSASSRLIKKEFPEIRGRLWKEYFWSRGYLVISVGGAPLEIIKKYIQNQKEV
- the priA gene encoding replication restart helicase PriA; the encoded protein is MYYYEIYVENNRGIYTYKSEEKYEIGQWCIVNFINRDKMGLVIAITAESKIQFDVSKIKRIKAAAPVLSIPDDIMQLIKWIRSYYISDYYSVIKAVYPGALKLNYSKKAIYQKDFWVEECWVERDDSEKNLEEIKKFNEYMKKRKEVTVTTLKKNFSSEIVEKAINEKIISVEKKVILNSKISKKENEKGEIIEKKIILNNEQKKAVNTIKNSEKQIFLLKGITGSGKTEIYIHLIKEALKQGFGSIFLVPEISLTVQMIQRLEEEFCNEVAILHSKLTDKEKREEWTFIRNGEKKIVIGARSAIFAPVQNLKYIIVDEEHENTYKQENNPRYHVKNVAIKRAFLKNEKLKKDNDLEKNKELRKDVDLEKEETEKNKKIKVILGSATPSFETYYQAQQGDIELVELTKRYKNARLPKFEIVDLNETTENFSERLLDKISQTLKKNEQVILILNRKAFSNLLKCKDCGNIPTCPNCSISLNYYKYDNCLKCHYCGYERRFNNTCDECGGHKMRQIGAGTEKIEEELAEVFPSARIVRVDSESIKTKQNYKKVYNDFKNHKYDIMLGTQIIAKGLHFSNVTLVGIINADIILNFPDFRASEKTFQLLTQASGRAGRGEKDGEVIIQTFNGENNVIKKTIESDYEGYYKNEMIMRKMLNYPPFGRIVILVISTTEESLVKEKAQMLREEIIRNINVVMKLTSNDFISDAFKSPIYKINGRYRYQIFFKFERKDILKIKKIIKKCVGKFREMEKKVRVTIDVDPVNMM
- a CDS encoding penicillin-binding transpeptidase domain-containing protein, encoding MKEGKKKDNIIDRAKSNVKKNRKEQKVESFFKVLLKYLNTFRGRFGLLVLFTTIGFAMIIGKVYQLQTKGGEKYRKQGEKQYTSLSFTKAKRGRIATSDGQVLAYDDEKFIVNLDPSLIEQKNIDVVLGMLKKYIPELEVEKYKSEYLEDKQIQKKYLKVEHIIPYNTKIAIEAEIDTDFKNSKDKEKKKEGYKRKFKGVTFETLFTRNYIQNNAFQETIGYVNNENKGVYGIEKYYDKELSGKTGIITGLRKIPKALQGIMKLGNIKKSEDRKEEEGDNLVLTIDSFLQYALNDELEDAYVKYNASSTMGILIEVETGKILAMSSYPKAEEKAEIKNRPITDYFEPGSIFKPITVAIGLETKAINKNTKIYSSGSIKVYDTIVRDHDSSTIGTLGLADIVAHSGNVAMVKIQNEINKNTFYHYLADVGFGGKTGIDTYFESMQKLREFKTLKDEVRRANISFGQGIAVTQIQMIMALNTVINNGKLMKPYLVDRIEDSNGNTVKQNKPDMIKKVFSDEASRLNRKYMEASVNRGTGGGAYIPGYRVGGKTGTAQKAGKDGYKNSHVGSFFAFFPADKPKYAILITISEPKGEKYYGAQVALPSARNVLQKLIEYKRIQPDGKIKTIDIKNTESVQKEKKKDLGKIKQDFNKNIMPDLSGISLREFLSIYPQGKFSDYEVTGSGIVVSQFPEKGTKLDKKSKIQIMLE
- the gatB gene encoding Asp-tRNA(Asn)/Glu-tRNA(Gln) amidotransferase subunit GatB gives rise to the protein MSMEYETVIGLEVHCQLKTKTKVWCSCDADYDNKHPNTSACPVCTGQPGALPKLNEKVLDYAIKAALALGCEINEESQFDRKNYFYPDSPKNYQITQYFKPYAENGTLKITTNSGKEAVVGIERIQIEEDTAKSIHTTSETLLNYNRASVPLIEIISKPEIKNAEEAYAYLNTLKDRLKYTKVSDVSMELGSLRCDANVSVRKKGEKELGTRTETKNLNSFKAVMRAIEYETNRQIEVIENGGRIVQETRLWDEENAVTKPMRSKEEAMDYRYFPEPDLPTLVISDDRLEKVKGEMPEFADEKARRFVNEYKLHEMEAATLSSEQELAEYYEEIVNDTKEPRLAANWVLTEVLRVLKEKNISISKFNVTPKNLGKLIKLIQAKTISSKIAKDVFEILLTEDKDPEIIVKEKGLVQITDDSAIEKIVEQVLAENAQSVEDYKNGKSNALKYLVGQAMRLSRGKANPQMINEMILARLEG
- a CDS encoding DNA-methyltransferase, yielding MDKGITLILGDALEKLKELSDKSVDLIVTDPPYNLNKDYGFTKDNLEFDEYLEFSRLWINEAVRILKDDGTLYIFMGMKYISYIYVMLEKEFNLYFNSWITWFYTQGIGKTRGFSPRHDDILMFTKDKKKFKFNLDDIRIPQKYYRSVNNIRGANPGNVWEVSHVHYSNKNRKKHPTQKPEALFERMILASSNEDDTVLDPFLGSGTAMRVCQQLSRKGIGIEINREYIEMSKKRLSEPFLGFDSIDERMKRIPNDLNDEKLRKEYIENHKNWFLKNHNLEIEEFEKLYLEKYKDNNLKNKNHLKLFSE
- the gatA gene encoding Asp-tRNA(Asn)/Glu-tRNA(Gln) amidotransferase subunit GatA, with the translated sequence MSLYKKTASEIAEMIKNKEITSEEVTKSFLDRIEKTEEKIGAFSNVFPEKALGEAKKYDSENNEKGRKNYDNELLFGVPVALKDNIVSKGDLTTAASKILKNYVGVYDATVVEKLKKAGTPIIGKANMDEFAMGSSNENSSIKSVSNPWDLTRVPGGSSGGSAAMVAAGQAPIALGSDTGGSIRQPACLTGTVGIKPTYGRVSRYGLMAFGSSLDQIGALAKSTEDLARLLQIIAGYDEKDATSVNVEVPNYLENLNNDLKGLKIGIPKEYFAEGLDENIKKVIMDSVEKLKELGAEIKEVSLPYSKYAISTYYIISSAEAASNLSRYDGVRYGVRESNEDVEKMYVESRTKGFGDEVKRRIMIGNYVLSSGFYDAYYKKASQVRRLIRDDFSKALKEVDVLLTPVSPTTAFKKGEKITDPVQMYLGDIFTVSINMAGLPAISVPAGFVDGLPVGIQLIGNYFREDLLFNISHKFEGVRGKIEYPEF
- the gatC gene encoding Asp-tRNA(Asn)/Glu-tRNA(Gln) amidotransferase subunit GatC: MLSKEDVLKIAALSKLEFSENEIEKFRVDLNKIFDHMEELNSVDTSEVEPLFNVLDLKDVLRKDIVKDSGIKKEILENAPNSDEEFIIVPKVVGENADN